The genomic segment TCCTCAGTAGACTGTCCTTGATCTGACATCAGGTGTCCTCAGTAGACTGTCCATGATCTGACATCAGGTGTCCTCAGTAGACTGTCCCTGATCTGACATCAGGTGTCCTCAGTAGACTGTCCTTGATCTGACATCAGGTGTCCTCAGTAAACTGTCTCTGATCTGACATCAGGTGACCTCAGTAGACTCTCTTTGAACCGACATCAGGTGTCCTCACTTCACTGCGCCTGATCTGACATCAGGTGTCCTCAGTAGACTCTCTTTGAACCGACATCAGGTGTCCTCAGTAAACTGTCCTTGATCTGACATCAGGTGTCCTCAGTAGACTGTCCCTGATCTGACATCATGTGTCCTCAGTAGACTGTCCTTGATCTGACATCAGGTGTCCTCAGTAAACTGTCCTTGATCTGACATCAGGTGTCCTCAGTAGACTGTCCTTGATCTGACATCAGGTGTCCTCAGTAGACTGTCTCTGATCTGACATCAGGTGACCTCAGTAGACTGTCCTTGATCTGACATCAGGTGTCCTCAGTAAACTGTCCTTGATCTGACATCAGGTGACCTCAGTAGACTGTCCTTGATCTGACATCAGGTGTCCTCAGTAAACTGTCCTTGATCTGACATCAGGTGTCCTCAGTAGACTCTCTTTGATCTAACATTAGGTGTCCTCATTAGACTGTCCTTGATCTGACATTAAGTGTCCTCAGTTGACTGTCTTTGAACTGACAACTGTTGCTGTATTTGTTTGGCTGCATCCACCTGACTAGGTGAGCAATAGTCCTAcagaaaagataaaataaagacaaaaaaataacacaaaactaTCAATAACACAAAACTAtcataattttgaagtttttacAACATTTGTCCTGTTCACTAACAAGAGATACAAAGTCCAATGTATAAACATGAACAAAATGCCAATTGATTGATAGACAAATAGGTAAAATAAAGAGCTTACATATAAGCCCCAGCATTTCATTAATTCTTACTAGAATGTAGGTATGAATTTTCATACAAAAGTtttacctggagaaaaaccttGGCCAGGTTACCAAGTCTCTTGTTATTAGCCTCAGAAAACCTCAGCATACACTCTACGACAGGCAAAGATGTAATCTCTACAAAATAACACCGACAGTTTTCCTAATTTACAAACAGAAGTTCAAGATTTGTTAATTGAACTacgctgttttttttttataaaaatggtAATATAATTCAGAAAATGTTTGGCTGTATTTACTAtctatattatttacatttcaatcCAAAATACAATTTAACTAGCAAAACTTTAAATCAAGCAAAATAGATGTCTACACAAAATTTAAGTTAAACAATAGTCAAACTGTTTagattataattttttttttatgtaagaGAAATTATCAAATCTTTGATGATATTGAATGATAAATGCTCCTGAGTCATTTAATGAATGTAAATAACCAGCTACTTCCTGATGTATTGAATACACATGATGGAAGACAAACAAAAGTTGTTTGTTGTTAGTCTATGTAAAAACCAAATATTACACATGACAAACCttgtaaatgattaaaactgATTGAATATCTTACCTTTCTTTGATTCGGGGGTAGTAAGGTACATGAGTGTTGTAATTGCTGATAATACGGTCTCTTCATTAGgtctttaaaataaaacaatattattttttcaagacattaaaaataatatttcacagATTTCACTTTCAAACAATTACAAAGAATTAATAAGTCtgaaatgatgaaatgaatatttatctgtGTACAATTGCATATCATTTAAGAATACCAGTACTTCTGTCAGTAAATACATATGGTCTATGGAAGCTATTCTCCTTGGTAATAGAACTGTGGATCCTTTAACAATTGTGTTTGAAGAATTTTTGTAGACAGGTAAGACAACACCTCACAAAACCAGCCACTCACCTTATCAGACCACTAACAATGAGTTagacaggggagacaaccccaCACCAAACCAGCCACTCACCTTATCAGACCACTAGTGATGAGTTagacaggggagacaaccccaCACCAAACCAGCCACTCACCTTATCAGACCACTAGTGATGAGTTagacaggggagacaaccccaCACCAAACCAGCCACTCACCTTATCAGACCACTAACAATGAGTTagacaggggagacaaccccaCACCAAACCAGCCCCTCACCTTATCAGACCACTAGTGATGAGTTagacaggggagacaaccccaCAACAAACCAGCCCCTCACCTTATCAGACCACTAAGGATGAGTTAGACAGAGGAGACAATACAACACCCAGCAGACACATTATAAAGACAAGGAGACAACACCGCATGGACTGGTCACTCAGCAGACAAGCTAAACAAGCTAAAATATAAATAGATGAACAGCTACATtgaatacatgtaaaacaaattcGGCAAGTAGCTGCTGTCGCATCCTTTATCCGAAACCAAAATGTTTTGATACTGATGATTGATAGCAAGCCGGGGAATCTCTCAGCGCTAGTGCCATTTCCCTGTAAAAATATCGCTTTAATGTAAGGCCTCTTCCGACTGGGGCTCATCAAATTCGCTTGACCAGTCAGAAACCAGCTTTTGTATATATCGTCGATCTACCCTCTGTTGGCAAATAGTGAAAGAGACACCCATATAAAAATTACTGCTCACAGTGCATGTACTGTAATTTGCCGCTGCTATACAGTGTACCGAATCTAAAGAAAAGTATTGTTTTTCAGTTACACGGTGGTAAACCGTGTCACCCCTAAAGACAACACCACATGGCTGTTCACTCACCTTGATAAACAACCGGTCACAAGCTTTATagacaggggagacaacaccACACAGGACTGTCCACTCACCTTGATAAACAACCGGTCACAAGCTTTATagacaggggagacaacaccACACAGGACTGTCCACTCACCTTGATAAACAACTGGTCACAAGCTTCACTCCATCATGTTGTAGGATCTGTTGTTTGATCTTCTTATCtatcaaatatgaaattaaagtATTATTTTTCTGTTAACTTgtgaatatcaaataaaataaacaagaaataaaaaatcaaaaggaATAAAGACATTAAAGTAGCAGTTcatatacattatttatctattatacattaacaaaaaaaaaaaaaaaaatttcatatgaTCAACACCTTTGATTCTGAAGGTCAGGCACCTAGCAAAAATAACCTATGATCGAAATATCAGTGAGAAACAAAAGGATAAAGGCAGATAATAAACTATaacattttcaaatacaaatatgaGATACCAGTGCTTTCCACTAAAAAGACAGAGTAAGTTTGGATATTTTAAGtaagtaaacaaaaatacattttggtGTTTCTGTCTGATGAAAATGATAAGTACAGAATCACATAATATCACAGAATTATCATGAACAACAATTCATCGATTGTGAAACCATGAACCAGCATAACAAGAAAATTGTCATCTTCTTACCTAAACAGCAATTACATAATCCACCTATGGCATATTCTACAAGCTTCTGATCAGGCTCATCTAAGGCATCTggtcaaacaaaaacaaaaaacaggtATTCacaatacatgtagtaattTTTTCATTAGCTTTCCTATGAAAGTATCTGCTTAGAGTAAGAACATATTCTGATTCCTTACTCACTATAGACACTTATTTATGTTTGAAAATATGCTCTCTCAATGTCTTGATGATGTACTAATAATACTTAATATTTGCAAAAAGTGGAAGTACGGATTTGAAATAAGTAAAAAGTATTTTAACAAGTTCTCACAAATGCCTCCACCAAAACTTTATTTCACAGACAAACAGAATAAAAGCAATCCAAATACCTTTTTCTTGTCTGATCAGAATTGTTCATTCAATGATCATTAGTTGGAAAAATACTAACTGATATACATCTGAGAGCTAAATGTAACTTATTGATGTGGACGTTAATATTGTCAACAGTGTAACACATTGGCCTTGCTTTCACTCCTTTGTTATCGTGACTTAGAAATGATATAAAGTTGCTGTCCAGGATACATCAATGACACAAGCTTAGTTGTACCTCCAATTGATTGACTGTATTACTCTCTCCTATGAGTTCAGATGAAGGGAACCATTACTGGTatacttaatttaaaaaaaaagattaattcaCCATTTGTCGAGTGAGATTTGAATCTGAATCCCTttgatttagatttttttcaatgttatttcctttttttttttttcatctttttaattttccagacaaaattgaaataacatcaaCAGTAAAATACATCATAATGCGTTTATGTCCCAGAATAGACTGTTATGTAGAAAAGCattcaaatacatataaataccaCGTTTTAGAGATCATTagattgatatcaatattttatgtaaactttattcCCCTTCACTGAAAACAGATGAAGTATTTCAATCTTATAGGAACTGTTATCAGAAGAATCCATAACTTATATCAAATATTCATTAATTTCTgattaatttgtaaatcataattatttttaaagataGATTAAATATACTTACCAAGGAAAAGATCCACAATATTTAGAACTTGAAAGTGTCCATAGTTTATTGGGTCATATGCAAAATTTGCTAAATTAGCTAGGACTTGCTGCTTAGACTCTGAAATTAGAAAGGATCATAAACTTATTAGAATGCTCAGTAACAGTTTATGTAATCTATTGAAAATTCATTATTCAAtaatatttaaacgtattttCCACATTTCTGTATAAATTTTTGAATGACCCATAAGTTAACGTCAGGATTTCTCGACCTATTAGTCTTGTATAGGCCTGGTACAATTTGATACAGAGGTTAGTTACACAAATAAAATTCTATTATTCTTTCAAATTCAACTGGATTCATTAAATTGACAGAATGGTCAAATTTTTAATAATCTAATAATTTGagtgattttgtttaaattactCTTGATACAATTAGACATAATAGTTCTAAAAACAGACTTATATTCACACTTTACTGTAAATAAGCATAAAATGGAAgttgaaatatttaacatagttacgactgtacactgtactgtactgtgCCATACTGTTTTAAAAGTCCTAACTCATAATTTTGAAGGATTTATAACAACAAATGTTCAAAACTATTTGTCCTAAAAAAGTGCATATCAGTTCAACTGTCCTGGAGAAATGGTTTTGGCTGTTTGCGCTTTCTTTTTTAATTAGAAGTAGAGTTTTATATTGAgaataataatttcatattgaaaggctTTTTTGTATTgagtaagggagataactcgcatTAGGTATCCTGCACTACTCTTTCCTTCCTTCGTTACTTGCGATTTGTTACTAACCATCGCTGTCTGTGTCTTGATATTCAGTGACAAGCGATTGCAAGTAATTAAATCTTCCAATACCATATTCGCCGGTCTTTTTGTCTAACTGCTCCTTACTACTGAACATTGTTTTACACGCTTCTCAAAGATTTCGGAGTCGTGTGGTAACCGCAAGaaaatgaccttcacctttcgATTTTATTTCCGGGACTATCCTGAGTGTTTTGATTGGATGACAGATCGAGGAGCCCCACATGACGTCCATGTTGTTGATCTGGCACATGTCGACTAAGGATGATGAAAAATAGCGTTGACATTTCCAGTCAGAGGAACATATGCAGATGTAAAATGTGCAAATAGATATTGCACCTGCAAACACGTGTCATAGGTGGCTGAGACACGCAAATCCTGCGCTACGTCACTGGAAATTCAGGTTACGTGCTCGCCATCCGCGAGGATAAACTGTAAACATGGCGGAGAAAAATGCACCTCAGATAAAAATTGGTCACTATATACTTGGAGATACACTCGGCGTTGGAACTTTCGGAAAAGTTAAAAGTATGCTTACTCTCGTTTATATTCATtacaattatgatatatatgtatttattgtaatataagaTTGTATTGCGCCTTGAATTGGGATGAGAGCTTACACCCCCAATATTAAGATGactttgtttactttagagaGGTCACGCATAGTCTGTTACAGATGTCAATATTTTCCACTTACGACAGCACATGTTATTCATTAAGCGTTTACCGTGATAGCATGTTGTtgaacattattatatattctcATAGCTCTTGAGAtacattattcaaataaaattgtatgtatataagtaacTTAATAGTCAAATATTACAAGTTAAAATAACAATTGGCCGGTCCATTAAACCTATTTTGTGTTTCTCCGGGATTTTGTTCCAATTGATTGTAATTATTATTCAGTTAAGTTAAGTTAAGTTTATTTCCAGATCTGGATTGATTGATCCTCTATACTGGActcaacataaaatatatatatacacacaatgaTATGATAATAGGTATGTACAAATCATAATAGATAGTTAGTGTTCAGTTCCATTAAATGCTATTTAaaagtttatattgatatatcggcTCTGTAATTATAAATGATGTCTTGATTTTCCCAGAATTTATCAGGTCTATTCCTAAAACAGTTTGTGTTAGGGGCAGATATCACGGTTTCCGGCAAAGAATTCCAGATCCTTGCTGATCTCACAGTGAAATAGTTTCTTCTGAGCGGAGAAGATATTGCTCTTTGTGGAAAAAGTTTTTTAGAATTTCCTCTAACAGTGTTCTTCTCCGACATG from the Pecten maximus chromosome 4, xPecMax1.1, whole genome shotgun sequence genome contains:
- the LOC117324992 gene encoding armadillo repeat-containing protein 7-like, which gives rise to MFSSKEQLDKKTGEYGIGRFNYLQSLVTEYQDTDSDESKQQVLANLANFAYDPINYGHFQVLNIVDLFLDALDEPDQKLVEYAIGGLCNCCLDKKIKQQILQHDGVKLVTSCLSRPNEETVLSAITTLMYLTTPESKKEITSLPVVECMLRFSEANNKRLGNLAKVFLQDYCSPSQVDAAKQIQQQLSVQRQSTEDT